The Actinomycetes bacterium genome contains a region encoding:
- a CDS encoding lysine 2,3-aminomutase: MMPSSADQPYVYRRREPREPDWTRFPGWAEVSTQQWRDVQWQRSHCVKTIKQLHAVVGDLLDEGFYADLERDQAERATMSMLVPPQMLNTMVPASHDAGAPTAAAFTAAFYADPVRRYMLPVLSDRRTDWPSHPYATRDSLHEHDMWVAEGLTHRYPTKVLAELLPTCPQYCGHCTRMDLVGNSTPQVAKLKFGLKPVDRYDAMIDYLRRTPGVRDVVVSGGDVANLPWRQLEAFVDRLLDIENIRDIRLATKALMALPQHWLQDEVRTGMTRIANRARAQGVSVAIHTHVNAAQQVTPLVAEATAAMLEAGVRDVRNQGVLMRGVNTTTDALLDLSFALLDGAGIMPYYFYLCDMIPNAEHWRTSVAHAQQLQHGIMGYLPGFATPRIVCDVPFVGKRWVHQLESYDRVRGISYWTKNYRTSIEATDPDALNRTYPYYDPIDTLPVEGQQWWAEHAGDAAQVGRPVLVTT; encoded by the coding sequence ATGATGCCTTCGTCCGCGGATCAGCCGTACGTCTACCGTCGCCGGGAGCCGCGGGAGCCGGACTGGACCCGCTTCCCGGGCTGGGCCGAGGTCAGCACGCAGCAGTGGCGCGACGTGCAGTGGCAGCGCTCGCACTGCGTGAAGACCATCAAGCAGCTCCACGCGGTGGTCGGCGACCTGCTGGACGAGGGCTTCTACGCCGACCTGGAGCGCGACCAGGCCGAGCGGGCGACGATGTCGATGCTCGTCCCACCCCAGATGCTCAACACGATGGTCCCGGCGTCCCACGACGCCGGTGCGCCGACGGCCGCGGCCTTCACCGCGGCGTTCTACGCCGACCCGGTCCGCCGCTACATGCTGCCGGTGCTGTCGGACCGGCGTACCGACTGGCCGTCCCACCCCTACGCCACACGCGACTCCCTGCACGAGCACGACATGTGGGTGGCGGAGGGCCTCACGCACCGCTACCCGACCAAGGTGCTCGCCGAGCTGCTGCCGACGTGCCCGCAGTACTGCGGGCACTGCACGCGGATGGACCTGGTCGGCAACTCCACGCCACAGGTGGCCAAGCTGAAGTTCGGCCTCAAACCGGTGGACCGCTACGACGCGATGATCGACTACCTGCGGCGAACCCCCGGCGTCCGCGACGTGGTCGTCTCCGGAGGGGACGTCGCGAACCTGCCGTGGCGCCAGCTGGAGGCCTTCGTCGACCGGCTGCTCGACATCGAGAACATCCGCGACATCCGGCTGGCCACGAAGGCCCTCATGGCGCTCCCGCAGCACTGGCTGCAGGACGAGGTACGGACCGGGATGACGCGCATCGCCAACCGAGCGCGCGCCCAGGGCGTCTCGGTGGCGATCCACACCCACGTCAACGCGGCCCAGCAGGTCACGCCGCTGGTGGCCGAGGCCACCGCCGCGATGCTCGAGGCGGGCGTGCGCGACGTGCGCAACCAGGGCGTGCTCATGCGCGGGGTCAACACGACGACCGACGCCCTGCTCGACCTGTCCTTCGCGCTGCTCGACGGCGCGGGGATCATGCCCTACTACTTCTACCTCTGCGACATGATCCCCAACGCGGAGCACTGGCGGACCTCCGTCGCCCACGCCCAGCAGCTCCAGCACGGGATCATGGGCTACCTGCCCGGCTTCGCCACGCCGCGGATCGTGTGCGACGTACCGTTCGTCGGCAAGCGCTGGGTGCACCAGCTCGAGTCCTACGACCGCGTGCGGGGCATCTCGTACTGGACGAAGAACTACCGCACGTCGATCGAGGCGACCGACCCCGACGCGCTCAACCGCACGTACCCGTACTACGACCCGATCGACACGCTGCCGGTGGAGGGCCAGCAGTGGTGGGCCGAGCACGCGGGCGACGCCGCCCAGGTGGGTCGGCCGGTGCTCGTCACGACCTGA
- a CDS encoding Xaa-Pro peptidase family protein, whose translation MTRLLVDLGRLDRARTATAAAGLDALLISPGPDLRYLAGYEALPLERLTCLVVRPDADPVVVVPRLERSAAAASPLGAAGVEIRTWEETEDPYALVAGLVPGASRVALDDHMWAEKVLAFRRAMPEVEQHLAGPVLRELRMRKTPEEVDALRRAGAAIDSVHARMGEWLRAGRTEREIGTDIAEAILAAGHASVDFVIVGSGPNGASPHHEVSDRVVQPGDVVVVDIGGTTPEGYCSDETRTYVLGEPAEEVSAFYAVLQDAQDAACRWARAGVSAESVDAAARDVIADGGYGPAFVHRTGHGIGLSTHEEPYIVAGNTELLEPGMAFSIEPGIYLEGRFGARIEDIVVVTEDGSAIERLNVRPRELVRLEA comes from the coding sequence GTGACCAGGCTCCTCGTCGACCTCGGCCGGCTCGACCGGGCGCGCACCGCCACGGCCGCCGCCGGTCTGGACGCCCTGCTCATCTCACCCGGCCCGGACCTTCGCTACCTCGCCGGCTACGAGGCGCTGCCCCTGGAACGGCTGACCTGCCTGGTCGTGCGCCCGGACGCCGACCCGGTGGTGGTCGTCCCGCGTCTCGAGCGCTCCGCCGCCGCGGCCTCGCCGCTGGGCGCGGCCGGGGTCGAGATCCGCACCTGGGAGGAGACCGAGGACCCCTACGCACTCGTCGCCGGGCTCGTGCCCGGTGCCTCGCGGGTCGCGCTCGACGACCACATGTGGGCGGAGAAGGTGCTCGCCTTCCGGCGCGCGATGCCGGAGGTGGAGCAGCACCTGGCGGGCCCGGTGCTGCGGGAGCTGCGGATGCGCAAGACGCCGGAGGAGGTGGACGCGCTTCGCCGTGCCGGGGCGGCGATCGACTCCGTGCACGCGCGGATGGGGGAGTGGCTTCGGGCCGGACGTACCGAGCGAGAGATCGGCACGGACATCGCCGAGGCGATCCTGGCCGCCGGGCACGCGAGCGTGGACTTCGTCATCGTGGGGTCGGGACCCAACGGCGCCAGCCCGCACCACGAGGTCTCCGACCGGGTGGTCCAGCCGGGCGACGTCGTCGTGGTCGACATCGGCGGGACCACCCCCGAGGGCTACTGCAGCGACGAGACGCGCACCTATGTCCTCGGCGAGCCGGCCGAGGAGGTGTCGGCGTTCTACGCCGTGCTGCAGGACGCCCAGGACGCGGCCTGCCGGTGGGCCCGGGCGGGGGTCAGCGCCGAGTCGGTCGACGCCGCGGCCCGCGACGTGATCGCCGACGGCGGGTACGGCCCCGCCTTCGTGCACCGGACGGGGCACGGGATCGGCCTGTCCACCCACGAAGAGCCGTACATCGTCGCGGGCAACACCGAGCTGCTCGAGCCCGGGATGGCCTTCTCCATCGAGCCCGGGATCTATCTCGAGGGGCGCTTCGGCGCCCGCATCGAGGACATCGTGGTGGTCACCGAGGACGGCTCCGCCATCGAGCGGCTCAACGTGCGCCCCCGCGAGCTGGTCCGGCTGGAGGCCTGA
- a CDS encoding AsnC family transcriptional regulator yields MEDLDRQIVRLLQGDGRMSYTELGKATGLSTSAVHQRVKRLEERGVIRGYSAVVDAEALGLPLTAFVSIIPLDPSAPDDAPDRLAGVSEIEACHSVAGLESYVLKVRVASPVALEDLLARIRATANVSTRTTIVLTTFFEGRPTG; encoded by the coding sequence GTGGAGGACCTCGACCGACAGATCGTCCGGCTCCTGCAGGGTGACGGCCGCATGTCGTACACCGAGCTCGGCAAGGCGACCGGCCTGTCCACCTCGGCGGTGCACCAACGAGTCAAGCGGCTGGAGGAGCGCGGGGTCATCCGCGGCTACTCGGCTGTGGTCGACGCCGAGGCGCTGGGGCTCCCGCTGACCGCCTTCGTCTCGATCATCCCGCTGGACCCCTCGGCCCCCGACGACGCCCCGGACCGCCTCGCCGGCGTGAGTGAGATCGAGGCCTGCCACTCTGTGGCGGGGCTGGAGTCCTACGTCCTCAAGGTCCGGGTGGCCTCACCGGTCGCGCTGGAGGACCTGCTCGCGAGGATCCGGGCCACCGCGAACGTGTCCACCCGCACCACGATCGTGCTGACCACCTTCTTCGAGGGCCGCCCGACCGGCTGA